The bacterium DNA window CAGCTCCCGGAGTTCGCCGCCTTCCGCAAGGCCGTGACCGCCGCCCTGCCGGCCCGGCCTCCCGGGGCGCGCCACGCGACCGGTTGCGCCCCACCGCCGCGCGCGTGCGGGCCGGGTTGTATGATTCCCTGGGGGAATGGGTGGTCGGGCGCGCCGTTCTTGACCTGTTCGCGGGGACCGGGGCGCTCGGCATAGAAGCTCTCCTCCGGGGGGCGCGCCGGGCGGTCTTTGTGGAATGCGACGCGGCGCACGTGCGGGCGCTCCACGAACAGCTGAGGCGCCAGGGGCTGGCCCAGCGTGCAGTGGTGCGACGCGAGGACGCGGTTGAGGCGCCGTA harbors:
- a CDS encoding RsmD family RNA methyltransferase codes for the protein APGVRRLPQGRDRRPAGPASRGAPRDRLRPTAARVRAGLYDSLGEWVVGRAVLDLFAGTGALGIEALLRGARRAVFVECDAAHVRALHEQLRRQGLAQRAVVRREDAVEAPYRLARAGEVFDLVLLDPPYGMGLIARSLAAIVDSGVLAPGGRVVAEGHWRDRPTLPPGQEMAREARYGETALWFIRSSDGPRS